A DNA window from Ranitomeya imitator isolate aRanImi1 chromosome 2, aRanImi1.pri, whole genome shotgun sequence contains the following coding sequences:
- the LOC138663528 gene encoding oocyte zinc finger protein XlCOF6-like isoform X2, producing the protein MDMDRDKMVERILYLTLEILFRLTGEDYTVVKKTATECCQDPVSEGWGRPLSPIMGTPHHPLIHEDINDKKILELTYKIIELLTGEVLIRCQEVAVYFSIEEWEFLEGHKDLHNDIMMEVPQPFTSSDLSSKRTTPERCPRPLLPQDCKEENPNVPQDHQGEDLTHINTTETNVRGDERCKEEIPTYDYPDDCTSRSEGQLTSSIFKSDNLKIPQDTTEVNAITPDIPSSLHSKYLSSDTLKQVLSSDSLPTTNENWRHKISIQKQTSHKANKPFSVSEYGNSFPLEKSFLKHQKIHTAKNSFSRSKCGKCFNQKVPLDSHQRIHTRKKPFSCSECGKCFNQKSDFVRHQRIHTGEKPFSCSECGKYFNRKTNLDSHRRTHTGEKPFSCSECGKCFKQKSGVVIHLRTHTGEKPFSCSECGKSFSRKCLLDSHQSTHTVEKPFLCSKCGKCFKRKSDVVIHQRTHIGKKPFCCSECGKCFSQKVHLDSHQRIHTGEKPFSCSECGKCFINKLTLVKHQITHTGENPFPCSECEKCFTNKSSLVKHQITHTGEKPFSCSECGKCFNRKCLLNRHQRTHTGEKPFLCLECGKCFSRKSDVVIHQRTHTGEKPFCCSECGKCFNRKAHLDSHQRIHTGEKPFSCSECGKYFAEKTNLKKHQRIHTGKKAFSYS; encoded by the exons atggatatggacagagacaagatggtggagaggatattatacCTCactctagagatcctcttccggcttactggagag gattacacagtagtgaagaagaccgctACTGAGTGCTGTcaagaccctgtgtctgagggatggggaagacctctgagcccaatcatggggacTCCacatcaccccctgatacatgaggacatcaatgacaagAAGatactagaactcacctacaagataattgagctgctgactggagag GTTCTTATAAGGTGTCAAGAAGTCGCTGTATATTTCTCCATTGAGGAGTGGGAgtttttagaaggacacaaagatctgcacaatgacatcatgatggaggttccccagccctttACATcatcag atctatccagtaagaggacaacaccagagagatgtccccgtcctcttcttccacaggactgtaaagaaGAAAATcctaatgttcctcaggatcatcag ggtgaagatctgacccatattaatactacagagacaaatgtgaggggtgatgagcgatgtaaagaggagattcctacatatgactacccag ATGATTGTACCAGCAGATCAGAGgggcagctgacatcttcaatttttaaatcagataatctaaagatcccacaggatacaactgaagtgaatgccattaccccagatataccatcatcccttcacagcaaatatCTATCATCTGATactttgaaacaggtcctgtcttccgATTCATTACCAACTACTAATGAAAATTGGAGACACAAAATAAGCATTCAAAAACAAACTTCTCACAAAGCAAATAAGCCATTTTCAgtttcagaatatggaaatagttttcccctcgaaaagtcttttcttaaacatcaaaaaattcacacagcgaAGAATAGCTTTTCTcgttccaagtgtgggaaatgttttaaccagaaagtgcctcttgatagccaccagagaatccacacaaggaagaagcctttttcatgttcagaatgtgggaaatgttttaaccagaaatcagattttgttagacaccaaagaatacacacaggagagaagcctttttcatgttcagaatgtgggaaatattttaacaggAAAACGAACCTTGACAGCCAccggagaacccacacaggggagaagcctttttcatgttcagaatgtgggaaatgttttaaacagaaatcaggtgtTGTTATACAcctaagaacccacacaggggagaagcctttttcatgttcagaatgtggaaaatctttTAGCCGAAAATGTCTTCTTGATAGCCATCAGAGCACTCACACagtggagaagccttttttatgttcaaagtgtgggaaatgttttaaacggaaatcagatgttgttatacaccagagaacccacatagggaagaagcctttttgctgctcagaatgtgggaaatgttttagtcagaaagtgcatcttgatagccaccagagaatccacacaggggagaagcctttttcatgttcagaatgtgggaaatgttttataaatAAGTTAACTCTTGTCAAACAtcagataactcacacaggggagaacccttttccatgttcagaatgtgagaaatgttttacaaaTAAGTCAAGTCTTGTCAAACATCAgataacccacacaggggagaagcctttttcatgttcagaatgtggaaaatgttttaaccggaaatgtcTTCTTAATAgacatcagagaacccacacaggggagaagccttttttatgtttagaatgtgggaaatgttttagtcggAAATCAGAtgttgttatacaccagagaacccacacaggggaaaagcctttttgctgctcagaatgtgggaaatgttttaacaggaaagcacatcttgatagccaccagagaatccacacaggggagaagcctttttcatgttcagaatgtgggaaatattttgctgAGAAAACAAATCTTaaaaaacatcagagaattcacacagggaagaaggcTTTTTCatattcttaa
- the LOC138663528 gene encoding oocyte zinc finger protein XlCOF6-like isoform X1 — protein MDMDRDKMVERILYLTLEILFRLTGEDYTVVKKTATECCQDPVSEGWGRPLSPIMGTPHHPLIHEDINDKKILELTYKIIELLTGEVLIRCQEVAVYFSIEEWEFLEGHKDLHNDIMMEVPQPFTSSDLSSKRTTPERCPRPLLPQDCKEENPNVPQDHQGEDLTHINTTETNVRGDERCKEEIPTYDYPADDCTSRSEGQLTSSIFKSDNLKIPQDTTEVNAITPDIPSSLHSKYLSSDTLKQVLSSDSLPTTNENWRHKISIQKQTSHKANKPFSVSEYGNSFPLEKSFLKHQKIHTAKNSFSRSKCGKCFNQKVPLDSHQRIHTRKKPFSCSECGKCFNQKSDFVRHQRIHTGEKPFSCSECGKYFNRKTNLDSHRRTHTGEKPFSCSECGKCFKQKSGVVIHLRTHTGEKPFSCSECGKSFSRKCLLDSHQSTHTVEKPFLCSKCGKCFKRKSDVVIHQRTHIGKKPFCCSECGKCFSQKVHLDSHQRIHTGEKPFSCSECGKCFINKLTLVKHQITHTGENPFPCSECEKCFTNKSSLVKHQITHTGEKPFSCSECGKCFNRKCLLNRHQRTHTGEKPFLCLECGKCFSRKSDVVIHQRTHTGEKPFCCSECGKCFNRKAHLDSHQRIHTGEKPFSCSECGKYFAEKTNLKKHQRIHTGKKAFSYS, from the exons atggatatggacagagacaagatggtggagaggatattatacCTCactctagagatcctcttccggcttactggagag gattacacagtagtgaagaagaccgctACTGAGTGCTGTcaagaccctgtgtctgagggatggggaagacctctgagcccaatcatggggacTCCacatcaccccctgatacatgaggacatcaatgacaagAAGatactagaactcacctacaagataattgagctgctgactggagag GTTCTTATAAGGTGTCAAGAAGTCGCTGTATATTTCTCCATTGAGGAGTGGGAgtttttagaaggacacaaagatctgcacaatgacatcatgatggaggttccccagccctttACATcatcag atctatccagtaagaggacaacaccagagagatgtccccgtcctcttcttccacaggactgtaaagaaGAAAATcctaatgttcctcaggatcatcag ggtgaagatctgacccatattaatactacagagacaaatgtgaggggtgatgagcgatgtaaagaggagattcctacatatgactacccag cAGATGATTGTACCAGCAGATCAGAGgggcagctgacatcttcaatttttaaatcagataatctaaagatcccacaggatacaactgaagtgaatgccattaccccagatataccatcatcccttcacagcaaatatCTATCATCTGATactttgaaacaggtcctgtcttccgATTCATTACCAACTACTAATGAAAATTGGAGACACAAAATAAGCATTCAAAAACAAACTTCTCACAAAGCAAATAAGCCATTTTCAgtttcagaatatggaaatagttttcccctcgaaaagtcttttcttaaacatcaaaaaattcacacagcgaAGAATAGCTTTTCTcgttccaagtgtgggaaatgttttaaccagaaagtgcctcttgatagccaccagagaatccacacaaggaagaagcctttttcatgttcagaatgtgggaaatgttttaaccagaaatcagattttgttagacaccaaagaatacacacaggagagaagcctttttcatgttcagaatgtgggaaatattttaacaggAAAACGAACCTTGACAGCCAccggagaacccacacaggggagaagcctttttcatgttcagaatgtgggaaatgttttaaacagaaatcaggtgtTGTTATACAcctaagaacccacacaggggagaagcctttttcatgttcagaatgtggaaaatctttTAGCCGAAAATGTCTTCTTGATAGCCATCAGAGCACTCACACagtggagaagccttttttatgttcaaagtgtgggaaatgttttaaacggaaatcagatgttgttatacaccagagaacccacatagggaagaagcctttttgctgctcagaatgtgggaaatgttttagtcagaaagtgcatcttgatagccaccagagaatccacacaggggagaagcctttttcatgttcagaatgtgggaaatgttttataaatAAGTTAACTCTTGTCAAACAtcagataactcacacaggggagaacccttttccatgttcagaatgtgagaaatgttttacaaaTAAGTCAAGTCTTGTCAAACATCAgataacccacacaggggagaagcctttttcatgttcagaatgtggaaaatgttttaaccggaaatgtcTTCTTAATAgacatcagagaacccacacaggggagaagccttttttatgtttagaatgtgggaaatgttttagtcggAAATCAGAtgttgttatacaccagagaacccacacaggggaaaagcctttttgctgctcagaatgtgggaaatgttttaacaggaaagcacatcttgatagccaccagagaatccacacaggggagaagcctttttcatgttcagaatgtgggaaatattttgctgAGAAAACAAATCTTaaaaaacatcagagaattcacacagggaagaaggcTTTTTCatattcttaa